A window of Haloarchaeobius litoreus contains these coding sequences:
- a CDS encoding electron transfer flavoprotein subunit beta/FixA family protein: protein MKVLVTVKEVAAVEDEFQIAGTSIDETYLEYDLNEWDDYAVEEAVQLQEAGIADEVVAVTIGPERAEETIRMALAKGADRAVRIWDDALEGSDLLDVGAKTAILEKVVEEEDPDLVLSGVQADDDGFGATGVSLADALGFEWAAVVNHLDQDSVESGTASVRRELEGGVEELTDIELPAVLTIQTGINEPRYASLRGIRQAQRKEIAPKTLGDLGLDAAAVENELTLTDMYEPETESDATYFEGGPEEAAAQLATLLRDKGVGAQ from the coding sequence ATGAAAGTTCTCGTTACCGTCAAGGAGGTGGCCGCCGTCGAGGACGAGTTCCAGATCGCGGGCACGTCCATCGACGAGACGTACCTCGAATACGACCTCAACGAGTGGGACGACTACGCCGTCGAGGAGGCCGTCCAGCTCCAGGAGGCCGGCATCGCGGACGAAGTCGTCGCCGTGACCATCGGCCCGGAGCGGGCCGAGGAGACAATCCGGATGGCGCTCGCGAAGGGTGCGGACCGCGCGGTCCGTATCTGGGACGACGCACTGGAGGGTTCGGACCTGCTCGACGTGGGCGCGAAGACCGCCATCCTCGAGAAGGTCGTCGAGGAGGAGGACCCGGACCTCGTCCTCTCCGGCGTGCAGGCCGACGACGACGGCTTCGGCGCGACCGGCGTCTCGCTGGCCGACGCGCTCGGCTTCGAGTGGGCCGCGGTCGTGAACCACCTCGACCAGGACTCCGTCGAGTCCGGCACCGCGTCGGTACGCCGCGAGCTGGAGGGCGGCGTCGAGGAGCTCACCGACATCGAGCTCCCGGCCGTCCTGACCATCCAGACGGGTATCAACGAGCCGCGCTACGCCAGCCTCCGCGGCATCCGGCAGGCACAGCGCAAGGAGATCGCACCGAAGACGCTCGGCGACCTCGGCCTCGACGCCGCGGCCGTCGAGAACGAACTCACACTGACCGACATGTACGAACCCGAGACGGAGAGCGACGCCACGTACTTCGAGGGCGGCCCGGAGGAGGCGGCGGCACAGCTTGCTACCCTGCTCCGCGACAAGGGGGTGGGTGCGCAATGA
- a CDS encoding DUF373 family protein, with product MLLVLCVDLDDDVGRKTDVRTPVVGRDAVEEAAVKLATVDPEDSDVNVLFQGVHLVDELAAESVEVAAVAGNERGDVSANRQVGEEVDEVLAGLSTSEEVTALIVTDGAQDESVIPVIRSRVKVDGVRRVVVRQAQDLESMYYTIKQVLNDPETRGTILVPLGIIVLIYPLALLGDLLNLPGSMLGLSSALLGLYLISRGLGLGERLDGAVDRARRGLYAGRMTLISYVVAAALLVVGGVSGVEQLETVQVASSTALTATEVLAALTFGSVRWFAAAGVTTSLGQITDEYIAGTLEWRYLNAPFYVVAMGAVLHAVAAYFLQFMVLSSMAAVLLGGTLLGLASTLAFAIAETHFSERVEAG from the coding sequence ATGCTGCTCGTGCTGTGCGTCGACCTCGACGACGACGTGGGTCGCAAGACCGACGTGCGCACGCCGGTCGTCGGCCGTGACGCCGTCGAAGAGGCGGCGGTGAAGCTCGCCACGGTCGACCCGGAGGACAGCGACGTCAACGTCCTGTTCCAGGGCGTCCACCTCGTCGACGAGCTGGCCGCCGAGTCCGTCGAGGTCGCGGCGGTCGCGGGCAACGAGCGCGGCGACGTGAGCGCGAACAGACAGGTCGGCGAGGAGGTCGACGAGGTGCTCGCCGGGCTGTCGACCAGCGAGGAGGTCACCGCGCTCATCGTCACCGACGGTGCGCAGGACGAGTCCGTCATCCCAGTCATCCGCTCGCGGGTGAAGGTCGACGGCGTGCGTCGGGTGGTCGTCCGGCAGGCACAGGACCTGGAGTCCATGTACTACACCATCAAACAGGTGCTGAACGACCCCGAGACCAGGGGGACCATCCTCGTCCCCCTCGGCATCATCGTGCTCATCTACCCGCTCGCGCTGCTGGGCGACCTGCTGAACCTCCCCGGCTCGATGCTGGGGCTCTCCTCGGCGCTGCTCGGCCTCTACCTCATCTCGCGGGGGCTCGGACTCGGCGAACGCCTCGACGGGGCCGTCGACCGTGCCCGGCGCGGGCTGTACGCTGGCCGGATGACGCTCATCTCCTACGTCGTCGCCGCGGCGCTGCTCGTCGTCGGCGGCGTCTCCGGCGTCGAACAGCTGGAGACGGTGCAGGTCGCGAGCTCGACCGCGCTCACCGCGACGGAGGTGCTCGCCGCGCTCACGTTCGGGTCCGTGCGCTGGTTCGCCGCAGCCGGTGTCACGACCAGCCTCGGGCAGATCACGGACGAGTACATCGCCGGCACGCTGGAGTGGCGCTACCTGAACGCGCCCTTCTACGTCGTCGCGATGGGGGCGGTGCTGCACGCCGTCGCCGCCTACTTCCTCCAGTTCATGGTGCTGTCGAGCATGGCGGCGGTGCTCCTCGGTGGGACCCTGCTGGGGCTGGCGAGCACGCTCGCCTTCGCCATCGCGGAGACACACTTCTCGGAGCGCGTCGAGGCCGGGTAG
- a CDS encoding polyprenyl synthetase family protein, which produces MEFLKRRRELVDDRLVEVLDAVEQPELADELRHVSLSGGKRVRPTVTVLACETAGGYPEDAVDFGVGIELVHNASLVVDDIIDQSEVRRGTTAAWTEYGYGPAIIASDGLLGEAFALFSSDPQAMQIVSEAMVELGEGEATELAAQPTNEREYMELARRKTGALFRAAAELGAVAADADAYTVEALGEYAERVGVAFQIRDDVLDATADADDLGKPTGQDAEMDRPSVVQVTDLTPEAANERAKAEANAALDALSTVESGNTDAREYLEDLARFVVVRER; this is translated from the coding sequence ATGGAGTTCCTGAAGCGTCGGCGCGAGCTGGTCGACGACCGGCTCGTCGAGGTGTTGGACGCCGTCGAGCAGCCGGAGCTCGCCGACGAGCTGCGGCACGTCTCGCTCTCGGGGGGCAAGCGGGTTCGACCGACGGTGACGGTGCTGGCCTGCGAGACCGCGGGCGGGTACCCGGAGGACGCCGTCGACTTCGGGGTCGGTATCGAACTGGTCCACAACGCATCGCTGGTCGTCGACGACATCATCGACCAGTCCGAGGTCCGTCGAGGCACGACCGCGGCGTGGACCGAGTACGGCTACGGGCCGGCGATCATCGCCTCCGACGGCCTGCTCGGCGAGGCGTTCGCGCTGTTCTCGTCGGACCCGCAGGCGATGCAGATCGTCTCCGAGGCGATGGTCGAACTCGGCGAGGGCGAGGCGACGGAGCTCGCCGCCCAGCCGACGAACGAGCGGGAGTACATGGAGCTGGCCCGCCGGAAGACGGGTGCGCTGTTCCGCGCGGCCGCCGAACTCGGCGCGGTCGCGGCCGACGCCGACGCCTACACGGTCGAGGCGCTCGGGGAGTACGCCGAGCGCGTCGGCGTCGCCTTCCAGATCCGCGACGACGTGCTCGACGCGACCGCCGACGCCGACGACCTCGGCAAGCCCACCGGACAGGACGCCGAGATGGACCGTCCGTCGGTCGTGCAGGTGACGGACCTCACGCCCGAGGCCGCGAACGAGCGCGCGAAGGCGGAGGCGAACGCCGCACTCGACGCGCTGTCGACGGTCGAGTCGGGCAACACCGACGCCCGCGAGTACCTCGAGGACCTCGCGCGGTTCGTCGTCGTCCGCGAGCGGTAA
- a CDS encoding O-acetylhomoserine aminocarboxypropyltransferase/cysteine synthase family protein gives MTDEDSDERQFATHSLHAGQEPDPTTGARAPPIYQTTSYVFDDADDAAAQFALEKPGHIYSRLMNPTVSTLQERIAALEGGVGAVATASGMGALNLATFLLADAGDNIVTASSLYGGTYTYFTHTAPRNGVEARFVDTLDYDAYAEAIDDDTAYVHFETIGNPALVTPDIERLADIAHDHGVPLFVDNTFATPYLCRPLEHGADLVWESTTKWLHGSGTTVGGVLVDGGSFPWEEYAEDYPEIAQENPAYHGVNFAERFGEAAFTYAAIARGLRDLGNQQSPFDAWQTIQGIESLPMRMQRHCENAQVVAEHLADHPEVSWVNYPGLEDHETHEAASEYLEGGYGGMITFGLAQGYDAAQSTVESTELASLLANVGDAKTLVIHPASTTHQQLTEEEQLAAGVTPDMVRLSVGTEGVADIVADLDQAIDRATN, from the coding sequence ATGACAGACGAGGACTCCGACGAGCGACAGTTCGCGACGCACTCGCTGCACGCGGGACAGGAACCGGACCCGACGACGGGCGCACGGGCACCGCCCATCTACCAGACGACGTCGTACGTGTTCGACGACGCCGACGATGCCGCCGCGCAGTTCGCGCTGGAGAAGCCGGGGCACATCTACTCGCGGCTGATGAACCCGACCGTCTCGACGCTCCAGGAGCGCATCGCCGCGCTGGAGGGTGGGGTCGGTGCGGTCGCCACCGCGTCCGGCATGGGTGCGCTGAACCTGGCGACGTTCCTGCTCGCCGACGCGGGCGACAACATCGTCACGGCGTCGTCGCTCTACGGCGGGACGTACACGTACTTCACGCACACCGCACCGCGCAATGGTGTGGAGGCCCGGTTCGTGGACACGCTGGACTACGACGCCTACGCTGAGGCCATCGACGACGACACGGCGTACGTCCACTTCGAGACTATCGGGAACCCGGCGCTCGTGACGCCGGACATCGAGCGGCTCGCCGACATCGCGCACGACCACGGCGTCCCGCTGTTCGTGGACAACACGTTCGCGACACCGTACCTCTGCCGCCCCCTGGAGCACGGCGCGGACCTCGTCTGGGAGTCGACGACGAAGTGGCTCCACGGCTCGGGCACCACCGTCGGCGGGGTCCTCGTCGACGGCGGCTCGTTCCCGTGGGAGGAGTACGCCGAGGACTACCCGGAGATCGCCCAGGAGAACCCGGCGTATCACGGCGTCAACTTCGCCGAGCGCTTTGGCGAGGCCGCGTTCACCTACGCCGCCATCGCCCGCGGACTGCGCGACCTCGGCAACCAGCAGTCGCCGTTCGACGCCTGGCAGACCATCCAGGGCATCGAGTCGCTGCCGATGCGGATGCAGCGCCACTGCGAGAACGCCCAGGTCGTCGCCGAACACCTCGCCGACCACCCCGAGGTGTCGTGGGTGAACTACCCCGGCCTCGAGGACCACGAGACCCACGAGGCCGCCAGCGAGTACTTAGAGGGCGGCTACGGCGGCATGATCACGTTCGGGCTGGCGCAGGGCTACGACGCCGCACAGTCGACCGTCGAGTCGACCGAGCTGGCGAGCCTGCTCGCGAACGTCGGCGACGCGAAGACGCTCGTCATCCACCCCGCGAGCACCACCCACCAGCAGCTCACCGAGGAGGAGCAGCTCGCGGCGGGCGTCACGCCAGACATGGTCCGCCTCTCCGTGGGGACCGAGGGCGTCGCGGACATCGTCGCGGACCTCGACCAGGCCATCGACCGGGCGACGAACTGA
- the metX gene encoding homoserine O-acetyltransferase MetX — translation MNERGVADLGEFTFACGESVENLRIAYETYGEYEPADGDRHAGNAVLVCHALTGSQHVARRPERGDGGNGGDGGDGGDGDVGDDATTTAGQARAWWGDVVGPGKAIDTTGQFVVCANVPGSCYGSSGPATEGPDGEPWGTDFPPVTVADWTRAQRRLLDHLGVGRLRAVVGGSVGGMNALDWAVRYPDDVDRVAVVAAAPRLDAQCLGLDTVARRAITTDPNWNGGDYYGDDHPDPDDGLAQARRIGHIMYLSKDSMDGKFGRRSAGRGHGRESPDPAASFFPYRDVESYLDYNAERFVERFDANAYLYLVRAMDEYDAAAGYESDAAALGAFDGELLCLSFTGDWHFTVEQSEGLAEAAREADVPVAHHVVDSDHGHDAFLVEPERVGPPLSDFIADGVAGQAVTDTVESTDDGDEFAPVHTSLFGD, via the coding sequence ATGAACGAGCGCGGCGTCGCCGACCTCGGCGAGTTCACGTTCGCCTGCGGCGAGTCCGTCGAGAACCTCCGGATCGCCTACGAGACCTACGGCGAGTACGAGCCCGCCGACGGCGACCGCCACGCTGGCAACGCGGTGCTCGTCTGTCACGCGCTCACCGGCAGCCAGCACGTCGCCCGGCGGCCCGAGCGCGGCGACGGCGGGAACGGCGGCGACGGCGGCGACGGCGGCGACGGCGATGTCGGGGACGACGCCACCACGACCGCCGGCCAGGCCCGCGCCTGGTGGGGCGACGTGGTCGGTCCCGGCAAGGCCATCGACACCACCGGGCAGTTCGTCGTCTGCGCGAACGTCCCCGGCTCCTGCTACGGCTCCTCCGGGCCGGCGACCGAGGGCCCCGACGGCGAGCCCTGGGGCACCGACTTCCCGCCGGTCACCGTCGCGGACTGGACCCGCGCCCAGCGCCGCCTGCTCGACCACCTCGGCGTCGGTCGGCTCCGGGCGGTCGTCGGCGGCAGCGTCGGCGGCATGAACGCGCTCGACTGGGCGGTGCGCTACCCCGACGACGTGGACCGCGTCGCCGTCGTCGCCGCCGCGCCTCGCCTCGACGCGCAGTGCCTCGGCCTCGATACGGTCGCGCGCCGCGCCATCACCACCGACCCGAACTGGAACGGCGGCGACTACTACGGCGACGACCACCCCGACCCGGACGACGGCCTCGCGCAGGCCCGCCGCATCGGCCACATCATGTACCTCTCGAAGGACTCCATGGACGGCAAGTTCGGCCGCCGGTCCGCCGGCCGCGGCCACGGCCGCGAGTCGCCCGACCCCGCCGCCTCGTTCTTCCCGTACCGGGACGTGGAGTCGTACCTCGACTACAACGCCGAACGGTTCGTCGAGCGGTTCGACGCCAACGCGTACCTCTACCTCGTCCGCGCGATGGACGAGTACGACGCCGCCGCCGGCTACGAGTCCGACGCCGCCGCCCTCGGCGCGTTCGACGGCGAGTTGCTCTGCCTCTCGTTCACCGGCGACTGGCACTTCACCGTCGAACAGTCGGAGGGACTCGCCGAGGCTGCACGGGAAGCCGACGTGCCCGTCGCCCACCACGTCGTCGACTCCGACCACGGGCACGACGCCTTCCTCGTCGAACCAGAGCGCGTCGGGCCACCCCTCTCGGACTTCATCGCCGACGGCGTCGCCGGCCAGGCCGTCACCGACACCGTCGAATCGACCGACGACGGCGACGAGTTCGCCCCCGTCCACACGAGCCTGTTCGGGGACTGA
- a CDS encoding aldehyde dehydrogenase family protein has protein sequence MAYDGPTQLYIGGEWTDAASGETLETHDPATEELYAEVAAAGPEDVDRAVEAAEVASAHDSEWSRMGPSERGQHLHAMADAIEAMDEEIGLVESHDNGKTPFEASIDISMVVDTFRYYAGWTDKIQGDTIPVDGPRLNYTRREPLGVTAHISPWNYPFQLAGRSLAPALAAGNTAILKPSSETPLSALYYAKAAEEAGLPDGVFNVLPGRGSTAGDALASHEGVEHVAFTGSTSIGKHVMETASEHVTGVTLELGGKGPHLVFPDADLDATSKGVRNGIFMNCGQMCWAGSRLVVHEDVHDELVEMVCEMAEAMPLGSGIDDDGRMGPQVSASQQDEVLSYIEQGVEEGATVAAGGGVPDDKDVGHFVEPTVLTDVTNDMTVAREEIFGPVLSVIEVGDEAEAIEVANDSPYGLMSGIWTNDIKRAHRVAERLEYGMVSINEYPVTFPQTPFGGYKESGYGREQGEEAIQEYTQVKNVNVNLY, from the coding sequence ATGGCATACGACGGCCCGACACAGCTGTACATCGGCGGCGAGTGGACAGATGCGGCGTCCGGCGAGACGCTCGAAACGCACGATCCGGCGACCGAGGAGCTGTACGCCGAGGTGGCCGCGGCTGGCCCCGAGGACGTGGACCGCGCGGTCGAGGCCGCCGAGGTGGCGTCGGCGCACGACAGCGAGTGGAGCCGCATGGGTCCGAGCGAGCGCGGCCAGCACCTGCACGCGATGGCCGACGCCATCGAGGCGATGGACGAGGAGATCGGTCTGGTCGAGTCCCACGACAACGGCAAGACGCCGTTCGAGGCGTCCATCGACATCAGCATGGTCGTCGACACGTTCCGGTACTACGCCGGCTGGACGGACAAGATACAGGGCGACACCATCCCGGTCGACGGCCCGCGCCTGAACTACACCCGTCGCGAGCCGCTGGGCGTCACCGCCCACATCAGCCCGTGGAACTACCCGTTCCAGCTCGCGGGTCGCTCGCTCGCGCCCGCGCTGGCCGCCGGCAACACGGCCATCCTGAAGCCGTCCAGCGAGACGCCGCTGTCGGCGCTCTACTACGCGAAGGCCGCCGAGGAGGCCGGCCTGCCCGACGGCGTGTTCAACGTGCTGCCGGGTCGCGGGAGCACGGCCGGCGACGCGCTCGCCAGCCACGAGGGCGTCGAGCACGTCGCCTTCACCGGGTCGACGTCCATCGGCAAGCACGTCATGGAGACCGCGAGCGAGCACGTCACCGGCGTCACGCTCGAACTCGGCGGGAAGGGCCCGCACCTCGTCTTCCCGGACGCCGACCTCGACGCCACGTCGAAGGGCGTCCGCAACGGCATCTTCATGAACTGCGGCCAGATGTGCTGGGCCGGCTCGCGCCTGGTCGTCCACGAGGACGTCCACGACGAGCTGGTCGAGATGGTCTGTGAGATGGCCGAGGCGATGCCGCTCGGCTCCGGCATCGACGACGACGGCCGGATGGGCCCGCAGGTCTCCGCCAGCCAGCAGGACGAGGTCCTCTCGTACATCGAGCAGGGCGTCGAGGAGGGCGCGACCGTCGCGGCCGGTGGCGGCGTCCCCGACGACAAGGACGTCGGCCACTTCGTCGAGCCGACCGTCCTGACCGACGTGACCAACGACATGACCGTCGCCCGCGAGGAGATATTCGGGCCGGTGCTGTCGGTCATCGAGGTCGGCGACGAGGCGGAGGCCATCGAGGTCGCCAACGACTCGCCGTACGGGCTGATGTCCGGCATCTGGACGAACGACATCAAGCGCGCACACCGCGTCGCCGAGCGCCTGGAGTACGGCATGGTCTCCATCAACGAGTACCCGGTCACCTTCCCGCAGACGCCGTTCGGCGGTTACAAGGAGTCCGGCTACGGCCGCGAGCAGGGCGAGGAGGCCATCCAGGAGTACACGCAGGTCAAGAACGTCAACGTCAACCTGTACTGA
- a CDS encoding DUF7504 family protein, producing the protein MHATIGSDLDTIPAGTNVLVAGPPLAGKRQLLYELLGGDTTDGTVFVSTRKRASVVEREYRQVAPEPSLRVVDCVSRQISPARETGYHRFVSDPGDMTGIGIRTSEFMRQLQASCESVGVGMHTLSTMLMYADLRRVYQFLHVLTGRVQTGDFRGGFVLEDVGDLESYSVLRQPFDGLVEVRDTDAGREVRVRGLDIGPRTWTPL; encoded by the coding sequence ATGCACGCGACGATTGGGTCGGACCTCGATACGATCCCGGCGGGGACGAACGTGCTGGTCGCGGGGCCGCCGCTGGCGGGCAAGCGCCAGCTACTGTACGAACTGCTCGGCGGCGACACGACGGACGGGACGGTGTTCGTCTCGACGCGCAAGCGGGCGTCGGTCGTCGAGCGCGAGTACCGACAGGTCGCCCCGGAACCGTCGCTGCGGGTCGTCGACTGCGTGAGCCGCCAGATCAGCCCCGCTCGGGAGACTGGATACCACCGCTTCGTCTCCGACCCGGGTGACATGACCGGCATCGGCATCCGAACGTCGGAGTTCATGCGCCAGCTCCAGGCGTCGTGCGAGAGCGTCGGAGTGGGAATGCACACGCTGTCGACGATGCTGATGTACGCGGACCTCCGTCGGGTGTACCAGTTCCTCCACGTGCTGACGGGACGGGTCCAGACCGGCGACTTCCGGGGTGGGTTCGTCCTCGAAGACGTGGGCGACCTGGAGTCGTATTCGGTGCTCAGACAGCCGTTCGACGGGCTGGTCGAGGTGCGCGACACCGACGCTGGACGGGAGGTGCGAGTCCGGGGGCTGGACATCGGGCCCCGAACGTGGACGCCGCTGTAG
- a CDS encoding O-acetylhomoserine aminocarboxypropyltransferase/cysteine synthase family protein, whose amino-acid sequence MNDDASFDTRALHAGGEPDPATGARAPPIYQTTSYTFPDADDAAARYALDRDDHVYSRISNPTVDRLEERLASLHDAAGATATASGMAALDALTLVLAEAGDTVVCSTDTYGGTTSYLSNIAPRRGIEARFVETLDAEAYAEAIDDDTAYVHVETVGNPSLVTPDFERVAELAHAHDAPLVVDNTFATPHLCRPLEHGADVVWESTTKWLHGSGTTVGGVVVDGGDFDWAAGGYDELAGESPGYDGVDFSERFDAPLAKAVQYRSLRALGNQQSPFDAWQTLQGIETLPLRMDRHCENALVLAEYLDDHDDVAWVSHPGLDSHPTHENASRYLADYGGMLTFGLENGYTGGKRFCEAVEVTSFLANVGDARSLVIHPASTTHAQLSEAEQRDAGVTPDLLRFSVGIEDPTDLLADVEQAIAAATDGAGDGAAGTDGADATGDDAEGSR is encoded by the coding sequence ATGAACGACGACGCCAGCTTCGACACCCGCGCGCTCCACGCGGGCGGGGAGCCGGACCCGGCGACAGGGGCCCGTGCGCCCCCCATCTACCAGACAACCTCGTACACGTTCCCGGACGCCGACGACGCCGCCGCCCGCTACGCGCTCGACCGCGACGACCACGTCTACTCGCGCATCTCCAACCCGACGGTCGACCGCCTCGAGGAACGACTCGCGTCCCTCCACGACGCGGCCGGTGCGACCGCGACCGCCAGCGGGATGGCCGCGCTCGACGCGCTGACGCTCGTGCTCGCCGAGGCCGGCGACACCGTCGTCTGCTCGACGGACACCTACGGCGGGACGACCTCGTACCTCTCGAACATCGCACCCCGGCGGGGCATCGAGGCCAGATTCGTCGAGACGCTCGACGCCGAGGCCTACGCCGAGGCCATCGACGACGACACCGCGTACGTCCACGTCGAGACGGTCGGCAACCCGTCGCTGGTGACGCCGGACTTCGAGCGCGTCGCCGAACTCGCCCACGCCCACGACGCGCCCCTCGTCGTCGACAACACGTTCGCCACGCCGCACCTCTGCCGCCCCCTGGAGCACGGGGCCGACGTGGTCTGGGAGTCCACGACGAAGTGGCTCCACGGCTCGGGCACGACGGTCGGTGGCGTCGTCGTGGACGGCGGCGACTTCGACTGGGCGGCCGGCGGCTACGACGAACTCGCCGGCGAGAGCCCGGGCTACGACGGCGTCGACTTCTCCGAGCGGTTCGACGCGCCGCTGGCGAAGGCCGTGCAGTACAGGTCGCTGCGCGCGCTCGGCAACCAGCAGTCGCCGTTCGACGCGTGGCAGACCCTGCAGGGCATCGAGACGCTCCCCTTGCGGATGGACCGCCACTGCGAGAACGCCCTCGTCCTCGCGGAGTACCTCGACGACCACGACGACGTGGCGTGGGTCTCCCACCCCGGTCTCGACTCGCACCCGACCCACGAGAACGCGAGCCGCTACCTCGCCGACTACGGGGGGATGCTCACGTTCGGGCTGGAGAACGGCTATACCGGCGGGAAGCGCTTCTGCGAGGCCGTCGAGGTCACGTCGTTCCTCGCCAACGTCGGCGACGCGAGGTCGCTGGTCATCCATCCGGCGAGCACGACTCACGCACAGCTCTCGGAGGCCGAGCAGCGCGACGCCGGCGTCACGCCGGACCTCCTGCGCTTTTCGGTCGGCATCGAGGACCCGACGGACCTGCTCGCCGACGTGGAGCAGGCCATCGCGGCGGCGACCGACGGCGCGGGCGACGGCGCGGCCGGAACGGACGGCGCGGACGCAACCGGCGACGACGCGGAGGGCTCCCGATGA
- the serB gene encoding phosphoserine phosphatase SerB has protein sequence MTLVAFDFDGTLSDSEMTVLLGRRYGVAEQMEEITERAMNDEIGYAESLRRRAALLDGLPNEDAQAAFEEVRLRPGAADLIHALNEAGVTTAIFTGGFQRGVEAALEREGVTVDAIVSNRLPVADGALTGEVEGPLVEGTKDDALESHAAELDIDMADTVAVGDGANDLPMLEVAGLAVGFDPKPAVEPACDETVTTMAELRELLEARGVL, from the coding sequence ATGACGCTGGTCGCGTTCGACTTCGACGGGACGCTCTCGGACTCGGAGATGACGGTGCTGCTCGGCCGCCGCTACGGCGTGGCGGAGCAGATGGAAGAGATAACCGAGCGGGCGATGAACGACGAGATCGGCTACGCCGAGAGCCTGCGCCGGCGCGCGGCGCTCCTCGACGGGCTTCCGAACGAGGACGCACAGGCCGCCTTCGAGGAGGTGCGCCTGCGACCCGGCGCGGCCGACCTCATCCACGCACTGAACGAGGCCGGCGTGACGACGGCTATCTTCACCGGCGGGTTCCAGCGCGGCGTCGAGGCCGCACTGGAGCGTGAGGGTGTCACCGTCGACGCCATCGTCTCGAACCGGCTCCCCGTCGCTGACGGCGCGCTGACGGGGGAGGTCGAGGGCCCGCTCGTCGAGGGGACGAAGGACGACGCGCTCGAGTCCCACGCCGCCGAGCTGGACATCGATATGGCGGACACCGTCGCGGTCGGCGACGGCGCGAACGACCTGCCGATGCTGGAGGTCGCCGGGCTCGCGGTCGGGTTCGACCCGAAACCCGCCGTGGAGCCGGCCTGCGACGAGACGGTGACGACGATGGCCGAGCTGCGCGAGCTGCTGGAAGCGCGCGGCGTGCTCTGA
- a CDS encoding electron transfer flavoprotein subunit alpha/FixB family protein, which produces MTDVLAIADHRRGELRDVSFELVTAGRELANETGGDLHVAVISGDVEGFGDQLQLDGVDTVHTVENGEEFNHDVYAQVVTQLFEAVDPQFLVMPNSVNGLDYAPAVANRLGLAYVSDVVDVGIDGSTLTATREMYSGKVETTTAVEAEQVAVSIRGAEWPATDETGDATVEAFEADVDESAVRSTVTGFEEVGGGDVDISEADVLVSIGRGIEEEENLDLVRDLADALDATLSSSRPIVDAGWLPKNRQVGQSGKVVTPDVYIAIGISGAVQHVAGMKGSDTIVAINTDPNAPIYDIADYGIVDDLFDVVPALIEEFE; this is translated from the coding sequence ATGACGGACGTCCTGGCCATCGCCGACCACCGGCGCGGCGAGCTCCGCGACGTGTCGTTCGAACTCGTGACCGCGGGCCGCGAGCTGGCGAACGAGACCGGCGGCGACCTCCACGTCGCCGTCATCTCCGGCGACGTCGAGGGCTTCGGCGACCAGCTCCAGCTCGACGGCGTCGACACGGTCCACACCGTCGAGAACGGCGAGGAGTTCAACCACGACGTGTACGCACAGGTCGTCACGCAGCTGTTCGAGGCGGTCGATCCGCAGTTCCTCGTCATGCCGAACTCGGTCAACGGCCTGGACTACGCGCCGGCCGTCGCGAACCGGCTCGGCCTCGCGTACGTCAGCGACGTGGTCGACGTCGGGATCGACGGGTCGACGCTGACCGCGACCCGCGAGATGTACAGCGGGAAGGTCGAGACGACGACCGCGGTCGAGGCCGAGCAGGTCGCGGTCTCCATCCGCGGTGCCGAGTGGCCCGCGACCGACGAGACGGGCGACGCGACCGTCGAGGCGTTCGAGGCCGACGTCGACGAGTCCGCCGTGCGCTCGACGGTCACCGGCTTCGAGGAGGTCGGCGGCGGCGACGTCGACATCAGCGAGGCGGACGTGCTCGTCTCCATCGGCCGCGGTATCGAGGAGGAGGAGAACCTCGACCTCGTGCGCGACCTCGCGGACGCGCTCGACGCGACGCTCTCGTCCTCGCGGCCCATCGTCGACGCCGGCTGGCTGCCGAAGAACCGGCAGGTCGGGCAGAGCGGGAAGGTCGTCACGCCCGACGTCTACATCGCCATCGGCATCTCCGGGGCGGTCCAGCACGTCGCCGGCATGAAGGGCAGCGACACCATCGTCGCGATCAACACGGACCCGAACGCGCCCATCTACGACATCGCGGACTACGGCATCGTCGACGACCTGTTCGACGTCGTCCCCGCGCTCATCGAGGAGTTCGAGTGA